Genomic segment of Malania oleifera isolate guangnan ecotype guangnan chromosome 7, ASM2987363v1, whole genome shotgun sequence:
TTTGATGAATAAAGAAAAATTTGATTTTCCTTGAGTGAAACCAAGTTGCATCAAAGAATGAGAAAGTTTGGAAAACCATTATCTTGATGCTTGTTTCAGTCCATAGAGACTCTTTTTAAGCTTGTAGACACGAGGGTCAGTAACTGAAGAATAGCCTGGTGGCAATTgcatatatacttcttcattaaaaTCTCCATGCAAAAAAGCATTATTaacatctaattgatgtaaatGCTCCTGTTTGATAGCAACAACAAGAAGTAAAACTCTCATAGTTATCATCTTCGCAACAGGAGaataagtataaaaaaaaatctaaatccTCTTGTTGAGTGTAGCCCTTTGCCACTAGTCTTGCTTTATGCCTTGCAATTGTGCCATCAGCATTAAACTTGACAcgataaacccatttacaaccaattgcagTCTTGTTTGGAGGTAAAATAGCAAGATCCCaagttttgtttgattcaagagccttTATTTCTTTTGCCATGGCATTTTGCCATTGAGGATGAGAAATGGCTTGTTTGAAAGTTTTCGGTTCAAAAGTTGATGTAATAGCAGCAAGAAAAGCTTTATATCTAGGGGATAATTGAGAAGTGGAAAGATAATGAAGAATGGAATGAGGCTCACCTTGAGTAGAAATGGGAGATGATTGATAAAGTGAAGTTGTTTGGGCCATATTACCACAATAGAAATTCTGTAAGTATGCAGGAGGATTTATGATCCTTTGATTTCTTTTGAGATTTTCAGATTGAGTGGTTTTAATTGCAGTGTTTTCTTCTTGAGGATTTGATGTAAGAGGAAGTAAAGAATTATTGGGTTATGAGGATTCAAAAAACTGAGGAAAATTGGGAAAGACAAAAggtgtatgaattttatttggTATGGAAGGAAATATAGATTCATGGAAAACGACATTTTTGGAAATAAATGTTTTGAAAGTAACAAGATCCAAAAGTTTGTATCCTTTGATATTTGGTGGATATCCTAAAAAAATGCATTTTGAAGCTCTTGGTTGAAATTTTCCTCTATGAGCTGTAAGTGTGCTAGCAAAACATAAACACCCAAAAACTTTAAGATAATTGTAATCTGGATGTTTTTGGAATAAAAGGAAGTATGTTGTTTGATTATTGAGAATAGAAGAAGGGGTTCAATTTATAAGATGTGTTGCTGTCAGCACACAATCTGTCCAATAAGAGAGTGGCAGTTTTGACTGAAAAAGCAAAGACCTAGCAACGTTAAGAAggtgttgatgttttctttcagCTCTACCATTCTGTTGGGGTGTTTCAACACAAGACAATTGATGTATTATGCCATGGTTATTATAGAAATCAGGCATGTTAAACTCTTGGCCATTATCAGTCCTTAGAATTTTAATAGTTGTTTGGAATTGagtatgaacataagaaacaaaTATTGTGAGAATGGTACAAGTTTCTGTTTTGGTTTTCATGAGGTAaagccaagtaaatcttgaatagtcatctacaattgTTAAGAAATAATGAAAACCAGAATATGAAACAGTTGaaaaggaccccaaatatcacaatgTACTACTGAAATGCTTTATTTGAATAACTATTTGATACATGAAATGCAATCTTCTTTTGTTTTGCTAAAGGACAGACTTCACAGATATGATTCTAAGGTGCTGATACATTGGAATCTATTTCACTAATGATTTTTAATCTGGTAGGAGGAATATGTCCTAGTCGAAGATGCCAATTAATCAATGATCCATGGAGAATTATTTTTGTCAGTAGAGACGATATGACATGATATAATACCTGATGTAGAAGCAGCATTGCTGTGGAATTGGAACTTATGGGTGTATGAGACAAACTAGTTGCAAGTGACAGCAAGTTTTGAATTTGCTCTTGAGATTTATGTTTGAGATGCTTGAATTTGACTCCAAAGAAGAAACAACATTTGCATTGGGTAAATTGATGTTTGTATTTCCTTGTTGAACAGGAAAAATTTTCTTTCCTCGTGATCCTTTCCATCTAGGTGGGTATCCAATTAAGTGGAAGCACTTGTCTGCTAGATGACCAGTATATCCACAATGAGAACAAGTGACATTTcctttggtttttggttttgtgAAGCGAATACCACTCGTAGCAACAGGTCTCTGTGTTTGTGCAGCAACCATTGCATGAGAGTCTATGGAAATACCAACAACATTAGATAAAGACCTTTGACTTTCTTCTTGCAATAATAAGGAAAACACTTTGCTCATAGAAGGCAAAGGTGATTGAAGAAGTAACTGACTTCGCATCATAGAATAGGAATCATGCAAGCCAATGAGAAATTTCATCACAAAATCTGATTGCTGTCTGtctaaaaaattctttaaaagattgCAAGAACACTGGTTGAGAATTCCACATCTGCAGCTAGGAATTGGCCTGTAGCTGATATATTCATCCCAGAGGGTCTTGAACTCATTAAAATAGTCAGTAACTGATCTTGATCCTTGAGAAATTGAACTAAGAGACttttctaaaataaagactcTTGGACCATCACTTCAAAGATATCTTGTCTtgagttcttcccaaatatcatATGCGGTTGTGAAGTGCGGCAAACTCCCacgaatttcttttgctatagaATTCATAAGCCAAGATAGAACAAGATTATTGGCTCGCAACCAAGCAATTTGAGTCCGAGAATCACTAAGATTAGATTGAGGCAGAGTACCATATATGAATGCAATCTTGTTTTTAACTGTGAGAGCAATAGAGATTGATCTACTCCATGCAACATAGTTTTCGCCAGTTAAAATTTCTGAAAATAGGAGAGCTCCAGGATTATCCGATGGATGCAAGTAATAAACACTTGAAGAATCATCCGATGAATTTCTTGAAGAATCATCAGCATTTGCCATAGAAACAAAATGTAAAGAAGATTCAGTTTCCACCATAGAGAAAAAAATGcagaaaatttgaagaaggcaGTAGAAATTGAATTAACCAATCTCTGAGATTCGAAAACCCCTTTGGCTAATCACAGCTGCTCTGTTTGTAATTATTTTTCTCTTCCCTGGTTTTCGGTAAGAGAATTGATGAGCTGTGATTACTTTTCTCTTCCCTGGTTTCCGACAAGAGAATTGATGAAGACGACAAGCTTACTGCCCTTACgcagtgctctgataccatgtaaaatatgAGAAGCTGTATATTAACAAGCTTCAGGAAGAAAAATGGAAGAAAACAAGAATCAATATATTTCCTTTCTTGAACGATTGAATTACAATGCCATACAATTGATCCTCTTATATAGGAACAATGACCAATTACAACTTGACATTTGGACCACTAAGATTAtgaataaaataaactaatttaGCTACCAATAAGAGCCATAACAGACTTCAAACTTCTTGTAAACCCTAACAATATGTTCTCTATCAAATACTCTCAAGATTCAATAATGAAATTTGTTCCATATAAATAAAAGTTAAGGAAGTTTTGTTCATCAGCCATGGAAAAGTAgcttcttttatatttttcttccttttttctacTATCTTTCAAGCTCAAATAGGGCCTATATTTTCATTTACATCCAGAATCCTCTTGGACCCCTCCTTCCTCTTCTCTGTAATAGAATGTGTGTTTTTTTATCTTCCTGAAATATTTGATATGTTGTGAAACTCATACCAATTCTTGTTGGCCTCAAACATACCTTTGAGGATCTCTTTGCTTTGGCAGaatatcaaaagaaaaaataaaaggtaGAAAAAGGGATGAAAATGGAGAAATATAAAAAATCAGACGAGAATGCCTCAATTTTAAAAAGTTTAGTAGGCTTagctgaaattttttttgaatcttCTCAATGTTGGATGGAACAAGGTTTATTGTGACCTTTCACTTTTCTTTAGAGGTCTACATGGGACAGTAAACTCAATAGAGTATGAAATATAAGTCtgagattttttttctttgttttaaatatttagcATATGCTTTTGAACTTAAACCTGTGCATTTTCGTTTCGTGCATTAGCTCTATTTTAAGCTCTATTTGGATTGAGGATATATATTGAGGGAAAAGTAGAAGGGAAAAATAggacaaatttttatttttatttttattttgaaaatgatattaaaaaaaataaatagaaatgatAGTTCATCAAAATATACACAACAAATAACAACAACAGCAAGCCTCAAGTCCCATTGGGTGATGTTGGCTACATGAATacttttctgccaattcacctAACacagagcattttcctctattagattaagagctattaaatccttcttcACTATCTCATTCAAAGTAATTTTAGACCTACCCCTACCCGTTTTCATGCCAAAAatcataactaactcactcctcataAATGCTCTACTAGGTTTGCATTTtgaatgcccaaaccatctaagttgctcttcccttatcttattttcaacCGGTGTTATGCCTAAATTTTGGctaatatgttcattttttactttatcttttaatattaaatCACTCATCCACCATCGGATACGCATTTCAGTAActttcattctttgtatatgttgtttcttagttgcctagtATTCTGAACCATAAAACATAGTTGGCCTTATAGCCattttataaaactttccttttaattttaaggatattctacgattACTCATCACACTTGACGcactccattttacccaacctgtccTAATTTTAtatactacatcttcttcaattttcccttcaccttgcataatagatccaagatatctaaatctatcagtgctattaatttcttaattatccAGTTTGATCTTCTCTCttttgctactccttacattactgaaattacattttatatatttagtcttattcctacttatcctaaaccctctATACTCTAATGTGGCTCGTCGAAATTCGAACTTAGATTCTACTCTCCTTCTAATGTCATTAATCAAtacgatatcatctgcaaacaacatacagcAAGGGATCTCATCCTGGATATTCttagtaatttcatcaattactaaagtaaaaagataagaactcaaaTTTGAACCTTGATGAACATCTATTGAGATTGGGAACTCTACACTTTTCTCCTACGGTCCTAACGCTAGTCAAAATACGATTGaataattttttccaaaaaaaatataaggttgatgaatattgaaaaaaataattcattCATCTATTGGTCTGTTTTTCTCTTAATATTTTTCCCAATCCTGTAAAGAAATGTGGATTTCTTGCCTTTACTTCTTTTTTCCGCATGTTTTCCAAGTGCCAAAAAGAGCCTTATGATGAAGTGTTATAATTAACTAACAACATGGCATTGAATAAAATTGAATGGTTTTTTTTTAAACTGCAAGTTCAGCCAACATCAACTTGTTGGTGCTGTCATTAGATTATGTGTGGGTTATGTGCAGAGTGAACCAAAATACTGAATCTGATTTTAGTTTTTGTTATTCTTGCATTCATTGATTTTCTCAATATTATTGATGAATGAATATTCCTGGTGAAAGAAATGTATTGAAATAGCAAAATATGTGCTGATCTTATATGTATCTGCAAGAAAATTGTGCAATTGTTAACTGCTTGCGTATGTTTCAGCTAAGGTTGTGACAGATCGTGTTTCTGGGTATTCAAAAGGCTTTGGGTTTGTGACTTTTGCCAACTTAGAAGAAGCCATAGAAGGAAAGAAGGAAATGGATGCAAAAGTTGGTTACCTTCCAACTATCAACCGTCTTTTTAAATTTCGGTTCATGTAGTTTTACCTTTATGCAGTTTAGCCACTTCATTCTTTATTAATACGAAATAGCACATTCCACATGCGTTGTGGTTTTCATTTGCATGCAGTTCATCGATGGATGGGTAGTTTTCACAGAGTATGCGCGGCCTAAACCAACCCCAGGGCAGTCGGGACAGTCTGCAGTTCGAGATACTTTTCCATTTAACAGACGATGATGTCAAATTGAACTTAACAAGCAAATTTTAACGTGCTTGTGGTTGCATCTCAGAAAGGTGAAACTGCTCCCTGTTGTGAACATTGATACAGCTTAAAAGGATGCTCTGAATGGTATTGAAATGCCTCTTGTTGtttcattttctcaattatacccCTCTTATTCGTGGAATTCAATATTACATTTATTTGGGAGTAAATCCATTGTgctattttaaattataaattctGCTTCTGGAAACAATCTTTGCCAACCTTCATGCGCTCTCTCTGGTGCCTGTTTGGTCTGAATGACTGGTTTATTGGATAGTTCTCTTATTAGTTTAGAGTTGCTAAAAGTGGACGTGTTTGGCAATACAATTTAACAATCATAATCCTATATTTGAGAGAgacattgaatttaaatttgtatgaaagTTACAATGAATTTGTAATCTTCGGATCTACTATGTGGATGACCTCCAACAATCTCTGTAAATATCCTTCCCATGTTCTCATTGTGCTGTTTGATGCAAAATTGGGAGGTGATGGTGTATCCTGCCACTGGGCCCActaaaatattgttttaaaaaatttgtcaaaaattaattttattatatataaatattttatttatatataaatattttattttatttttattatatataaatatttaaacattGTGATTCAACAAGAACTTGGAATAtcgcttttttttttaaaaaaaaaagatctatAGTAcataacaacaaaatcaagccgtaatcccactaagtggggtggggtcggctatatgaatcacttttcgtcaatttatgcaattatgaaccatttcttttgatagatttaagggTATTAAATCCTTACTCTATTCGGTAAGGATTCTATCTCAGTGATCTGATAAATTTTACGTTAGCTGTCAACTACCTAATGCAATCCTTCTCTTTTACTCGGGTTTGGGATCGgctgtgtgaaaaaattaggacattaagtgcatcacaagcgGAGTTAAAAGGTTCTATAATCTAAATACTATAATAAACCTATTTAGTAAATCGTGCATGGCAAGGTACAGGGTATGCTAATATCTATAGTAGGTGATTATATTATTGTATATGtgattatttatatataataaaataatatgtattattatatttatattatattaccACAATCATTAAATAACTATAGAATTATTATAAGTTAAACTAATATTTTGACATCATTGGAACTAATTTTAGCCTTTaagtatataaaattatattaggaGTTGTTTCctactttttgttttttgttttcattgttaTATAATGAAATAAATAGGTTATGATAATGCATTTGATAAAagctgaaaatcaaattttataattttcagttGTTGCGGCGATaagttataataatattttttcatcCAAAATTAACTTTTGTCGATTATAAAtcattcattttcaataaaaaaaacttCTAATTAAGACCAAAATAAAATGACCAtccaaatttaaaaatataactaaaaccaaattattctaaaattttgataaatataataaatcgttcaaaaaatcaattttaccATTTCCAATCATTTTATAacactaaaaatatttaaaatataatagttAAATAAAATAATCCTAAcgaatttatatttattataatattttttaaaatttgtaccctttttttgtttttattattttaattatatttaaaaaaaactatttaatccaagggcaaaaaaaaaaaaaaaacttttgttcAATTagattttagtttttagttttcaatttgtaattcctatttttaatttttaattcccATTTCTAATTTTCATTTCCATAAATATTAACCATACCAAACAATCCCACACTAGCATGTTTTGATTCAATGCTCGTCGTTCTGCAGCATAATGAAACCAATAAAGCCTCCCTGAGTATCAAATGAAAACCAATAAAACTCTCCAAGCTACTAAAAAGTGATCTAAATATTTTGTACTTCCataaccttttattttttttgataatGTCAGGTATTTTGGGCTTGCGCACCAGACTAATCCCACACCTACGCCAACAGTGCCCTCCACCAGCGTAGGAGGTAAATTACGGTTATGCAACACAAGTGATAGGATTCGAATTCAAGATTATACCGAAAGGTGACACTTCCGTAACTATTAAATTTACTTCAATGTTCTACCTTCATTGTTAATTTCCTTTAGCACATTGATTTTGTGCCCAACATGTGAGACAAATGacatttttcttctattttgtgtcaatttcttaattttcaatttgTTGGACACATTTTATTTTGCAAGaggatatataataataataataataataataataataataataataataataataataattgttaacAATTATTTAGTATTTATCAGTACTACTATGTGttaagagttttgttagtaataagtatgaattagtaagggtattatggtcttTAGTAGTGttcttgacatatattataaatggaGGGAAATACCTATCTTTAAGATTAGGTCTTTCATTTTATCCAattatttaacatggtatcaaagcatgattctgaaacctaaaccctaattgttaccaccaccatcaaaaTAGAAGCCTAAAACCCAAATTTTGCTACATGTCTACAATTATAGAAGAATTTCCAGTAACACTATACTAGAAAATAGTTAGCGGCTATAGAAAGTCAGACAAGTTGCTAGAAATTTCTGGGTGACACTGCTAGTTCAGGAACACAAAATTTACTATAGGttttgcaaaaacaacaccatagtcaccccctccccccccacTAGGATCTCATCTCTAGGAAGCGCCTCAAAGGCAGCCAGGGCCAACCCCATGCACTGGTGCATGAAGCTACTTTTAGGCATGTTTTTTTACCTAAAATCATCCAGTAGTGATCCAATCCCTCTATTATCATGTCGAGAGAGTTTTTTCGTGATGTTTTTTGTCTAAAGGTTTCACCCTTTTTAATTGCTCATGTGCGACACCCAGGTTGTTTGACGCTTCATGAAGCTATTTATCAATGATTATTGAATTTATTGGATCTGAAATAGTgggatttgttgttttttttttttttgactcaatgttctaattccttcTCTGTGCCAAAATATCAAGTTGTTggacatgtgttttgctcaaagatccaaacTTTGTTTTgaccatgcactcgtggtaattCATTGGTTGTTGTTCGGTGTTAATAAAAGTCATTAATGACTATCTTAGAGCAGTGGGGTAGTGTTCATAAGCTGTTTGTTGCACGACTATGGCAGTCTTATAATAGTTTGTTGGTGATTTGTCCATGGTAGTTTCAATGGTTCATGTTAGTAAAAGTTATTAGTGACTCTCTTGGAGTGTGGTGGTatttgtagtaacccgaaaaaaaaaataataaataaataaataaataaatatattaataaatatcttggagggatatttttagatatttatatataaatatcttggaggaaatattttagttacttaagaactaagttatgtattttttttatataactctctctctctctctctctagaacccacgcccactctctctctctctctctctctctctctctcacacacacacacacacacacacacacacacacacacacacttctaTCTTTCGCTGATCATTGTCTGTTTCAACgattggaagttaccacgaggatcagggagtgaatatttataagtctagcggagcagattcTCGAACTAAGGAAAAAGCTAAAGTTTGGTTTTCGAGCATCTCGAGTTGTTTTCAGGAAATAAGTAAGGGGATCAAGTTAAGTCagttttttttaatgattttgaatCGTACGAAATGTTTATGGAGTAagtgtatttatgttttcagttgaggtttcaaaaatgacTGTTCGAAAGGTtatttttcaaacctaggatatatggtatccTACTTTAAGTA
This window contains:
- the LOC131159500 gene encoding organelle RRM domain-containing protein 2, mitochondrial-like, encoding MAIRAGLVRRFLSTSIFSSEFKLPAAATAASADKPEPSPSPTIFVSGLNKRTTSEKLREAFSKFGDVINAKVVTDRVSGYSKGFGFVTFANLEEAIEGKKEMDAKFIDGWVVFTEYARPKPTPGQSGQSAVRDTFPFNRR